A region of bacterium DNA encodes the following proteins:
- a CDS encoding glycosyltransferase family 2 protein, with the protein MQEEMPRLSVAILAHDEARELAALLEGVTFADEVVVADAESSDDTAEVARRAGAKVVPVKNDFNLNVNKTAATDACRGEWIIFLDPDERVTAELAAALQAAAADDDAPYDAYEFPRLNNYFGRYLKHGGAYPDYQLRLFRRGRARFRCLSVHERLDVDGRVGRLGAPLYHETYPALADYLRKLPLYVAAGADYLERRGRRPGFAADVWFFLLRPAVRFWRRYLFKLGFLDGWPGFLACFLDAAQGILAYYQFRTGRGSSG; encoded by the coding sequence ATGCAAGAAGAAATGCCGCGCCTGTCCGTTGCTATCCTGGCCCACGACGAGGCCCGCGAACTGGCCGCGCTCCTCGAGGGCGTAACCTTCGCCGACGAAGTCGTGGTGGCCGACGCCGAATCGTCGGACGACACCGCCGAAGTGGCCCGGCGCGCCGGCGCGAAGGTCGTTCCGGTTAAAAACGATTTCAATTTAAATGTAAATAAAACCGCGGCCACAGACGCCTGCCGCGGCGAATGGATAATATTCCTGGACCCGGACGAACGCGTAACGGCGGAGCTGGCCGCCGCGCTCCAGGCCGCGGCGGCCGACGACGACGCGCCGTACGACGCGTACGAATTCCCCCGCCTGAATAACTACTTCGGCCGATATCTCAAACACGGCGGCGCGTACCCAGACTACCAGCTGCGCCTGTTTCGGCGGGGGCGGGCGCGTTTCCGCTGCTTATCGGTGCACGAGCGTCTCGACGTCGACGGCCGCGTCGGCAGGCTCGGGGCGCCGCTCTACCACGAGACGTACCCCGCGTTGGCCGACTACCTCCGGAAGCTGCCGCTATACGTGGCCGCCGGCGCGGACTACCTGGAACGGCGCGGCCGGCGTCCCGGGTTCGCCGCCGACGTGTGGTTTTTCCTCCTAAGGCCGGCGGTCCGGTTCTGGCGGCGGTACTTGTTCAAGCTGGGATTCCTGGACGGGTGGCCCGGCTTCCTGGCCTGTTTTCTCGACGCCGCGCAGGGGATATTGGCGTATTACCAGTTCCGAACCGGGCGCGGCT
- the rpmB gene encoding 50S ribosomal protein L28, whose amino-acid sequence MSYRCGICGKQPMFGHSISHAHNVTRRKFMPNLHRVRVRVDGRVKRLRVCTRCLKAGKVRKA is encoded by the coding sequence ATGTCTTACCGATGCGGCATTTGCGGCAAGCAGCCCATGTTCGGCCACAGCATAAGCCACGCCCACAACGTTACGCGGCGCAAGTTCATGCCGAACCTTCATCGCGTTCGCGTCCGCGTCGACGGCCGCGTAAAGAGGCTGCGCGTATGCACGCGGTGCCTGAAGGCCGGCAAAGTGCGCAAAGCGTAG